Proteins from a genomic interval of Maylandia zebra isolate NMK-2024a linkage group LG15, Mzebra_GT3a, whole genome shotgun sequence:
- the LOC101487717 gene encoding uncharacterized protein LOC101487717, translating into MKILPGSCSSAVTFKSQLNQKSKIYESLKCNVTDESSNKVKLFPFSSQSSGWSWEHIIFPALVAVLVAAVVMITRKKTRGNMEMDGQNNTEPEDDISLASISYTKNTREEGTL; encoded by the exons ATGAAGATATTACCAGGTTCCTGCTCTTCAGCAGTGACATTTAAATCTCAACTTAATCAGAAGTCAAAGATTTATGAGTCTCTGAAGTGCAATGTGACAGATGAGTCCAGTAACAAAGTGAAGCTGTTTCCCTTCAGCTCTCAGTCGTCAG GTTGGTCATGGGAGCATATTATATTTCCTGCTTTAGTAGCAGTCTTAGTTGCTGCTGTGGTGATGATCACAAGGAAGAAAACTAGAg GGAACATGGAAATGGATGGACAGAACAAT ACTGAACCTGAAGATGACATTTCCTTGGCTTCCATCAGCTACACCAAGAACACCAGAGAAGAAGGCACA CTCTAG
- the LOC143412789 gene encoding uncharacterized protein LOC143412789 gives MVLFRWIEVFLFSLLILQCKGNNVTTTQTVTHTSKNTSIIEPTSVNGTVRTSSGDHTTTPIPTTSKSTNATTVSPSSQPTSTTGTTERNTLSEIWKRVIIVLVGILVLILAIVINTWNKPNGSKTQVEEATKVASERSCQKNADAEDVSYVSVSFIRRSKCKAKVCNDNDEDDTVTYSTVKFPSSSAGVSTDPSNLYSTINKQKKHVPA, from the exons ATGGTACTATTCAGATGGATTGAAGTGTTTTTATTCTCTCTACTAATACTTCAGTGTAAAG gCAACAATGTAACAACAACACAGACAGTAACACACACATCAAAAAATACAAGTATTATTGAACCTACATCAGTAAATGGAACAGTAAGGACTTCATCAG gtGACCACACAACAACACCAATCCCCACAACATCAAAATCAACAAATGCAACTACTGTATCACCATCAAGCCAACCTACATCAACAACTGGAACAACTGAAAGAAATACTTTATCAG AAATTTGGAAACGGGTTATCATTGTTCTTGTGGGAATTCTGGTACTAATACTTGCTATAGTCATCAACACATGGAATAAACCTAACG gAAGCAAAACACAGGTGGAAGAAGCGACTAAGGTGGCGAGTGAACGCAGCTGCCAAAAAAAT GCTGATGCTGAAGATGTCTCCTATGTCTCTGTCAGTTTTATCAGGAGGTCCAAGTGTAAAGCCAAG GTCTGTAATGATAATGATGAAGATGACACTGTGACTTACAGCACTGTGAAATTTCCTTCCTCTTCTGCTGGCGTTTCCACTGATCCCAGCAACCTCTATTCCACCatcaacaaacaaaagaaacacgTTCCAGCCTGa